From Solea senegalensis isolate Sse05_10M linkage group LG19, IFAPA_SoseM_1, whole genome shotgun sequence, the proteins below share one genomic window:
- the trim35-12 gene encoding E3 ubiquitin-protein ligase TRIM39 — MALRPRASSQPGKLSFLHSPKLTSALRPRAVSSRSVSMLEEELSCPVCCEIFKEPVVLKCSHSFCRDCLQQFWNQKKARRECPVCRMKCSLAEPTVSLSLKNVADTFLREQESKMSTAGTGQEAGMVEEKCITHGEILKLFCLDDFEVLCCVCHTSKKHQGHQVCPLDEGAQDLKEDLKKDLIPLKKNLRLLYQAKQECDDTTVYMKNQTQATEKQIREEFEELRQFLQREEAARLANLQQEDTEKKELMKRKSDRITRDILTYSHAVIAIENEIASSDSLFLQNYANTKKRAQIPQKDPGKVSGVLINVAKHVSSLKYHVWEKMVELVYYTPITLDPNTAYSWLSISTDLTSVANSGSMKQLPDNSERFGNFVFVLGSEGFTAGRHAWEVEVGDKLDWMLGVVRESIDRKGRISGCPEGGFWMIANYEGEYSAMTRPNTPLHLEAELTRVRVQLDYESGEVIFSNPVSMTPIYTFTDCFTEKMFPFFCPGANINGKNPKPLKICPATVAVWNSATW, encoded by the exons CTCCACAGTCCCAAACTAACTTCAGCCCTGAGACCCCGGGCGGTTTCCTCGCGCTCGGTCTCCATGCTGGAAGAGGAgctgtcctgtcctgtctgcTGTGAGATCTTCAAGGAGCCTGTGGTGCTGAAGTGCAGCCACAGCTTCTGCCGGGATTGCCTGCAGCAGTTCTGGAACCAGAAGAAGGCCAGACGCGAGTGTCCCGTCTGCAGGATGAAATGCTCCTTGGCAGAGCCCACGGTCAGCCTGTCCCTGAAGAACGTCGCAGACACGTTCCTGAGGGAGCAGGAGAGCAAGATGTCCACAGCTGGGACAGGGCAGGAAGCAGGGATGGTGGAGGAGAAGTGCATCACGCACGGGGAAATCCTGAAGCTCTTCTGTCTTGACGACTTTGaagtgttgtgctgtgtgtgtcacacctcCAAGAAGCACCAGGGCCACCAGGTGTGTCCCTTGGATGAGGGTGCTCAGGACCTGAAG GAAGACCTGAAGAAAGACTTGATTCCTCTGAAGAAGAACCTGCGTCTCCTGTATCAGGCCAAACAGGAGTGTGATGACACAACCGTCTACATGAAG AACCAGACTCAGGCCACCGAGAAGCAGATTAGAGAGGAGTTTGAAGAGCTCCGTCAGTTTCTGCAGAGGGAGGAGGCGGCACGATTGGCCAATCTGCAGCAGGAGGACACGGAGAAGAAGGAGCTGATGAAGAGGAAGTCGGACCGCATCACCAGAGACATCCTAACCTACTCTCACGCTGTCATTGCCATTGAGAATGAGATTGCGTCCAGTGACTCTCTCTTCCTTCAG AATTACGccaacacaaagaaaag AGCACAGATTCCACAGAAAGACCCAGGAAAAGTGTCAGGTGTTCTAATAAATGTGGCCAAGCACGTCAGTTCTCTCAAATACCATGTGTGGGAGAAGATGGTGGAGCTGGTTTATTACA CACCCATCACCCTGGACCCCAACACTGCCTACTCGTGGCTGTCCATCTCCACAGACCTGACCAGTGTGGCCAACAGTGGGTCCATGAAGCAGCTCCCAGATAACAGTGAAAGATTTGGCAACTTTGTGTTCGTGCTGGGTTCAGAGGGCTTCACTGCGGGCCGACACGCctgggaggtggaggtgggcgACAAGTTGGACTGGATGCTCGGGGTGGTGAGGGAGTCCATCGACAGGAAAGGCCGAATCTCCGGCTGTCCCGAGGGCGGCTTCTGGATGATTGCAAACTACGAGGGCGAGTACTCGGCCATGACCAGGCCCAACACCCCGCTGCATCTGGAGGCCGAGCTGACTCGAGTCAGGGTGCAGCTGGACTATGAGTCTGGAGAGGTGATCTTTTCCAATCCTGTCAGCATGACACCCATCTACACCTTCACAGACTGCTTCACCGAGAAGATGTTCCCCTTCTTCTGCCCCGGGGCGAACATCAACGGGAAGAACCCCAAGCCCCTTAAGATCTGCCCAGCCACAGTGGCCGTGTGGAACAGTGCCACGTGGTGA
- the LOC122785586 gene encoding potassium channel subfamily T member 2 isoform X1, with protein MVELEKEVLPLPPRYRFRDLLLGDWQTDDRVQVEFYVNENTFKERLKLFFIKNQRSSLRVRMFNFALKVLSCLLYIVRVLLDNPQQEKQDCVSGVNCTKPNASFRPGSEFDWKLIIWVDRPLPLWALQVFVAFISFSETMLLVYLSYKGNVWEQVLRVPFILEMISAIPFMITVILPSFRNLFIPVFLNCWLAKHALENMINDLHRAIQRTHSAMFNQVVILISTLVCLMFTCICGIQHLERAGNNLTLFDSLYFCVVTFSTVGFGDVTPQIWPSQLLVVIMIFVALIVLPIQFEQLAFLWMERQKSGGNYSRYRAQTEKHVVLCVSCLKIDLLMDFLNEFFAHPRLQDYYVVILCPAEMDVQVRRVLHVPLWAQRVIYLQGSALKDQDLMRAKMDDAEACFILSNRFEVDRIAADHQTILRAWAVKDFAPNCPLYVQILKPENKFHVKFADHVVCEEEFKYAMLALNCVCPGTSTLITLLIHSSRGQTAPQEAFKQRVGAFQALNREGGACSADQWHRTYRRCSANEVHHIRLEESKFFGEYQGKSFTFASFHAHKKYGVCLIGVRRLDNTNILLNPGPCHIMGASDTCFYINISKEENSAFVRGQREPSWGSSGGNARGVPQTIYHGLTRLPVHSIIASMGTVAIDLQDSTDSSPEGQDPGSTGLGSGRGSRSSSRTEMSGANTLALPSVGDSAEERRHSIAPVLELVDGVNNPTFDLLGDQSEDEGGEEGKEDSDRDESAHWWGQHCEWMKGYPLNSPYIGSSPALCHLLQEKMPFCCLRMDKACHHIPFEDARSYGFKNKLIIVSAESAGNGLYNFIVPLRAYYRPRKELNPIVLLLESIPEADFLEAICWFPMVFYTVGSIDNLDSLLRCGVTFADTMVVVDKESSMIAEEDYMADAKTIVNVQTLFRLFPALSIITELTHPANMRFMQFKVKDHYSLALSKLEKKEREKGSNLVFMFRLPFAAGKVFSVSMLDTLLYQSFVKDYMISITRLLLGLDSMPGSGFLCAMKITEDDLWIRTYGRLYQKLCSSTGDIPIGIYRTEAHKLPVSESQVSITVEDYEDTREPREPLLSRTGAHRNSTSSEPISTSSHSSDHPLLRRKSMQWARRLSRKGGRSSSGAKGGPGSAAERISQQRLTLFRRSERQELNALVRTRMKHLGLSPTGFNGMTDQGNRLSYILINPSPDTRLELHDVVYLIRPDPLSLVPNQGSNRKCSAGLSECHRFDTQDSTHL; from the exons GAAACTGATCATCTGGGTGGATAGACCATTACCGCTGTGGGCTCTGCAG GTGTTTGTGGCTTTCATCAGTTTCTCGGAAACGATGTTGCTCGTGTATCTCAGCTACAAG GGCAACGTTTGGGAGCAAGTATTACGTGTCCCCTTCATTCTGGAAATGATCAGCGCCATTCCCTTCATGATCACT GTGATTCTGCCCTCCTTCCGAAATCTATTCATCCCTGTTTTTCTCAACTGCTGGCTGGCAAAACATGCTTTGGAGAACATGATA aatGATCTCCACAGGGCCATCCAGCGGACACACTCGGCCATGTTTAACCAGGTGGTGATACTCATCAGCACACTGGTCTGCCTCATGTTTACATG CATCTGTGGCATTCAGCACCTCGAACGAGCGGGCAACAACTTGACCCTGTTTGATTCGCTGTACTTCTGTGTGGTCACCTTCTCCACTGTGGGCTTCGGCGATGTCACCCCACAGATCTGGCCCTCACAGCTCCTGGTGGTCATCATGATCTTTGTGGCGCTCATTGTGCTTCCCATTCAG TTCGAGCAGCTGGCTTTTCTGTGGATGGAGCGGCAGAAGTCCGGGGGAAACTACAGCCGCTACAGAGCACAGACGGAGAAGCACGTGGTGCTGTGTGTCAGCTGTCTCAAAATCGACCTCCTCATGGACTTCCTTAACGAGTTCTTCGCTCACCCTCGACTGCAG gactaCTATGTGGTGATCCTGTGCCCGGCAGAGATGGACGTCCAGGTTAGGAGGGTCCTTCATGTCCCCCTTTGGGCCCAGAGAGTCATTTACCTCCAGGGTTCTGCCCTCAAAGACCAAGACTTGATGAGGGCCAA GATGGACGATGCCGAGGCCTGCTTTATTCTCAGTAACCGGTTTGAAGTGGACCGCATAGCTGCT GATCATCAGACCATCCTCCGAGCCTGGGCAGTGAAAGACTTCGCACCAAATTGCCCCCTGTACGTCCAGATTCTCAAGCCGGAGAACAAGTTCCATGTCAAATTTGCAG ATCATGTGGTGTGCGAGGAGGAGTTTAAGTATGCCATGCTGgctttaaactgtgtgtgtccCGGCACCTCGACGCTCATCACTCTGTTGATCCACTCCTCCAGAGGACA GACGGCGCCTCAAGAGGCCTTCAAGCAACGTGTGGGAGCATTTCAAGCCCTCAACAG gGAGGGTGGGGCTTGTTCGGCGGACCAATGGCACCGCACCTACCGCCGCTGCTCGGCCAATGAGGTGCATCACATCCGCCTGGAGGAGAGTAAATTCTTTGGGGAGTACCAGGGCAAGAGTTTCACCTTTGCCTCCTTTCATGCTCACAAAAA GTACGGCGTGTGTTTGATTGGAGTACGCAGACTCGACAACACCAACATCCTGCTCAACCCGGGTCCGTGCCACATCATGGGAGCGTCCGACACATGCTTTTACATCAACATCTCCAAAGAGGAGAACTCAGCATTTGTCCGGGGTCAGAGGGAGCCATCGTGGGGCAGCTCAGGAGGAAATGCCAGAGGAGTACCACAAACCATCTACCACGGACTCACCCGTCTGCCAGTGCACAGTATCATCGCCAGCATGG GCACAGTGGCCATAGACCTGCAGGACTCCACTGACAGCAGCCCTGAGGGCCAGGACCCCGGCAGCACGGGGCTGGGCAGTGGAAGAGgaagcaggagcagctccaggaCAGAGATGAGCGGTGCCAACACCTTGGCCCTACCTTCCGTGGGCGACTCAGCCGAGGAGCGACGGCACAGCATCGCCCCCGTCCTGGAGCTGGTAGATGGCGTTAACAACCCCACATTTGACCTGCTGGGAGACCAGTCAGAGgatgagggaggggaggagggcaaGGAGGACAGTGACAGGGATGAGAGTGCCCACTGGTGGGGTCAGCACTGCGA GTGGATGAAGGGATACCCACTGAACTCCCCATACATCGGCAGCTCGCCTGCGCTGTGCCACCTCCTTCAAGAAAAGATGCCTTTCTGCTGCCTGCGTATGGACAAG GCTTGTCACCACATCCCTTTTGAGGATGCACGCTCGTATGgcttcaaaaacaaattgatcATTGTGTCGGCTGAGAGCGCAGGGAATGGCCTCTACAACTTCATTGTGCCTCTCCGGGCCTACTACCGACCCAGAAAAGAGCTCAACCccattgtgctgctgctggagagcAT ACCTGAAGCAGACTTCCTTGAGGCAATCTGTTGGTTCCCCATGGTTTTCTACACAGTGGGCTCCATTGACAA tctGGACAGTTTGCTCCGATGTGGAGTGACTTTTGCCGACACAATGGTGGTGGTTGACAAGGAGAGCTCCATGATTGCGGAGGAGGACTACATGGCTGACGCCAAGACCATCGTCAATGTCCAGACCCTCTTCAG ACTGTTCCCAGCCCTGAGTATCATCACAGAGCTCACGCACCCGGCCAACATGCGCTTCATGCAGTTCAAAGTCAAAGACCACTACTCTCTGGCTCTGTCCAAATTAGAAAAG AAGGAAAGGGAGAAGGGATCCAACCTGGTGTTCATGTTCCGCCTGCCCTTCGCTGCAGGAAAAGTGTTCAGTGTTAGCATGCTGGACACTCTACTCTACCAG TCATTTGTGAAGGACTACATGATCTCCATCACCAGGCTGCTGCTCGGGTTAGACTCCATGCCTGGCTCAGGTTTCCTCTGCGCA ATGAAAATCACAGAGGACGACTTGTGGATTCGCACCTATGGCAGGCTCTACCAGAAACTATGCTCCTCCACTGGAGACATTCCCATAGGCATCTATCGAACAGAGGCCCACAAGCTTCCAGTCTCTGAG TCTCAAGTGTCAATCACCGTGGAAGACTATGAGGacaccagagaacccagagaaccccTGTTGTCCCGGACCGGCGCACACCGTAACTCCACCTCCTCGGAGCccatctccacctcctcccactcctcaGATCACCCCCTGCTCCGGAGGAAGAGCATGCAGTGGGCGCGGCGACTGAGCAGGAAGGGCGGTCGGAGCTCTAGCGGGGCCAAGGGGGGACCGGGAAGTGCAGCAGAGAGGATCAGCCAGCAGAGGCTGACCCTGTTCAGGCGCTCGGAGAGGCAGGAACTCAATGCCCTGGTGCGGACACGCATGAAACATTTGGGCCTTTCTCCAACTGGATTCA ATGGGATGACAGACCAAGGCAACAGACTGTCCTACATCCTCATCAATCCCTCTCCAGACACCCGACTAGAGCTCCATGATGTTGT GTACCTGATCAGACCAGACCCCCTGTCTCTGGTGCCCAATCAGGGGAGCAACAGGAAGTGCAGCGCTGGCCTCTCAGAGTGCCACAGGTTCGATACGCAGGACAGCACCCACCTGTGA
- the LOC122785586 gene encoding potassium channel subfamily T member 2 isoform X2: MVELEKEVLPLPPRYRFRDLLLGDWQTDDRVQVEFYVNENTFKERLKLFFIKNQRSSLRVRMFNFALKVLSCLLYIVRVLLDNPQQEKQDCVSGVNCTKPNASFRPGSEFDWKLIIWVDRPLPLWALQVFVAFISFSETMLLVYLSYKGNVWEQVLRVPFILEMISAIPFMITVILPSFRNLFIPVFLNCWLAKHALENMINDLHRAIQRTHSAMFNQVVILISTLVCLMFTCICGIQHLERAGNNLTLFDSLYFCVVTFSTVGFGDVTPQIWPSQLLVVIMIFVALIVLPIQFEQLAFLWMERQKSGGNYSRYRAQTEKHVVLCVSCLKIDLLMDFLNEFFAHPRLQDYYVVILCPAEMDVQVRRVLHVPLWAQRVIYLQGSALKDQDLMRAKMDDAEACFILSNRFEVDRIAADHQTILRAWAVKDFAPNCPLYVQILKPENKFHVKFADHVVCEEEFKYAMLALNCVCPGTSTLITLLIHSSRGQTAPQEAFKQRVGAFQALNREGGACSADQWHRTYRRCSANEVHHIRLEESKFFGEYQGKSFTFASFHAHKKYGVCLIGVRRLDNTNILLNPGPCHIMGASDTCFYINISKEENSAFVRGQREPSWGSSGGNARGVPQTIYHGLTRLPVHSIIASMGTVAIDLQDSTDSSPEGQDPGSTGLGSGRGSRSSSRTEMSGANTLALPSVGDSAEERRHSIAPVLELVDGVNNPTFDLLGDQSEDEGGEEGKEDSDRDESAHWWGQHCEWMKGYPLNSPYIGSSPALCHLLQEKMPFCCLRMDKACHHIPFEDARSYGFKNKLIIVSAESAGNGLYNFIVPLRAYYRPRKELNPIVLLLESIPEADFLEAICWFPMVFYTVGSIDNLDSLLRCGVTFADTMVVVDKESSMIAEEDYMADAKTIVNVQTLFRLFPALSIITELTHPANMRFMQFKVKDHYSLALSKLEKEREKGSNLVFMFRLPFAAGKVFSVSMLDTLLYQSFVKDYMISITRLLLGLDSMPGSGFLCAMKITEDDLWIRTYGRLYQKLCSSTGDIPIGIYRTEAHKLPVSESQVSITVEDYEDTREPREPLLSRTGAHRNSTSSEPISTSSHSSDHPLLRRKSMQWARRLSRKGGRSSSGAKGGPGSAAERISQQRLTLFRRSERQELNALVRTRMKHLGLSPTGFNGMTDQGNRLSYILINPSPDTRLELHDVVYLIRPDPLSLVPNQGSNRKCSAGLSECHRFDTQDSTHL; encoded by the exons GAAACTGATCATCTGGGTGGATAGACCATTACCGCTGTGGGCTCTGCAG GTGTTTGTGGCTTTCATCAGTTTCTCGGAAACGATGTTGCTCGTGTATCTCAGCTACAAG GGCAACGTTTGGGAGCAAGTATTACGTGTCCCCTTCATTCTGGAAATGATCAGCGCCATTCCCTTCATGATCACT GTGATTCTGCCCTCCTTCCGAAATCTATTCATCCCTGTTTTTCTCAACTGCTGGCTGGCAAAACATGCTTTGGAGAACATGATA aatGATCTCCACAGGGCCATCCAGCGGACACACTCGGCCATGTTTAACCAGGTGGTGATACTCATCAGCACACTGGTCTGCCTCATGTTTACATG CATCTGTGGCATTCAGCACCTCGAACGAGCGGGCAACAACTTGACCCTGTTTGATTCGCTGTACTTCTGTGTGGTCACCTTCTCCACTGTGGGCTTCGGCGATGTCACCCCACAGATCTGGCCCTCACAGCTCCTGGTGGTCATCATGATCTTTGTGGCGCTCATTGTGCTTCCCATTCAG TTCGAGCAGCTGGCTTTTCTGTGGATGGAGCGGCAGAAGTCCGGGGGAAACTACAGCCGCTACAGAGCACAGACGGAGAAGCACGTGGTGCTGTGTGTCAGCTGTCTCAAAATCGACCTCCTCATGGACTTCCTTAACGAGTTCTTCGCTCACCCTCGACTGCAG gactaCTATGTGGTGATCCTGTGCCCGGCAGAGATGGACGTCCAGGTTAGGAGGGTCCTTCATGTCCCCCTTTGGGCCCAGAGAGTCATTTACCTCCAGGGTTCTGCCCTCAAAGACCAAGACTTGATGAGGGCCAA GATGGACGATGCCGAGGCCTGCTTTATTCTCAGTAACCGGTTTGAAGTGGACCGCATAGCTGCT GATCATCAGACCATCCTCCGAGCCTGGGCAGTGAAAGACTTCGCACCAAATTGCCCCCTGTACGTCCAGATTCTCAAGCCGGAGAACAAGTTCCATGTCAAATTTGCAG ATCATGTGGTGTGCGAGGAGGAGTTTAAGTATGCCATGCTGgctttaaactgtgtgtgtccCGGCACCTCGACGCTCATCACTCTGTTGATCCACTCCTCCAGAGGACA GACGGCGCCTCAAGAGGCCTTCAAGCAACGTGTGGGAGCATTTCAAGCCCTCAACAG gGAGGGTGGGGCTTGTTCGGCGGACCAATGGCACCGCACCTACCGCCGCTGCTCGGCCAATGAGGTGCATCACATCCGCCTGGAGGAGAGTAAATTCTTTGGGGAGTACCAGGGCAAGAGTTTCACCTTTGCCTCCTTTCATGCTCACAAAAA GTACGGCGTGTGTTTGATTGGAGTACGCAGACTCGACAACACCAACATCCTGCTCAACCCGGGTCCGTGCCACATCATGGGAGCGTCCGACACATGCTTTTACATCAACATCTCCAAAGAGGAGAACTCAGCATTTGTCCGGGGTCAGAGGGAGCCATCGTGGGGCAGCTCAGGAGGAAATGCCAGAGGAGTACCACAAACCATCTACCACGGACTCACCCGTCTGCCAGTGCACAGTATCATCGCCAGCATGG GCACAGTGGCCATAGACCTGCAGGACTCCACTGACAGCAGCCCTGAGGGCCAGGACCCCGGCAGCACGGGGCTGGGCAGTGGAAGAGgaagcaggagcagctccaggaCAGAGATGAGCGGTGCCAACACCTTGGCCCTACCTTCCGTGGGCGACTCAGCCGAGGAGCGACGGCACAGCATCGCCCCCGTCCTGGAGCTGGTAGATGGCGTTAACAACCCCACATTTGACCTGCTGGGAGACCAGTCAGAGgatgagggaggggaggagggcaaGGAGGACAGTGACAGGGATGAGAGTGCCCACTGGTGGGGTCAGCACTGCGA GTGGATGAAGGGATACCCACTGAACTCCCCATACATCGGCAGCTCGCCTGCGCTGTGCCACCTCCTTCAAGAAAAGATGCCTTTCTGCTGCCTGCGTATGGACAAG GCTTGTCACCACATCCCTTTTGAGGATGCACGCTCGTATGgcttcaaaaacaaattgatcATTGTGTCGGCTGAGAGCGCAGGGAATGGCCTCTACAACTTCATTGTGCCTCTCCGGGCCTACTACCGACCCAGAAAAGAGCTCAACCccattgtgctgctgctggagagcAT ACCTGAAGCAGACTTCCTTGAGGCAATCTGTTGGTTCCCCATGGTTTTCTACACAGTGGGCTCCATTGACAA tctGGACAGTTTGCTCCGATGTGGAGTGACTTTTGCCGACACAATGGTGGTGGTTGACAAGGAGAGCTCCATGATTGCGGAGGAGGACTACATGGCTGACGCCAAGACCATCGTCAATGTCCAGACCCTCTTCAG ACTGTTCCCAGCCCTGAGTATCATCACAGAGCTCACGCACCCGGCCAACATGCGCTTCATGCAGTTCAAAGTCAAAGACCACTACTCTCTGGCTCTGTCCAAATTAGAAAAG GAAAGGGAGAAGGGATCCAACCTGGTGTTCATGTTCCGCCTGCCCTTCGCTGCAGGAAAAGTGTTCAGTGTTAGCATGCTGGACACTCTACTCTACCAG TCATTTGTGAAGGACTACATGATCTCCATCACCAGGCTGCTGCTCGGGTTAGACTCCATGCCTGGCTCAGGTTTCCTCTGCGCA ATGAAAATCACAGAGGACGACTTGTGGATTCGCACCTATGGCAGGCTCTACCAGAAACTATGCTCCTCCACTGGAGACATTCCCATAGGCATCTATCGAACAGAGGCCCACAAGCTTCCAGTCTCTGAG TCTCAAGTGTCAATCACCGTGGAAGACTATGAGGacaccagagaacccagagaaccccTGTTGTCCCGGACCGGCGCACACCGTAACTCCACCTCCTCGGAGCccatctccacctcctcccactcctcaGATCACCCCCTGCTCCGGAGGAAGAGCATGCAGTGGGCGCGGCGACTGAGCAGGAAGGGCGGTCGGAGCTCTAGCGGGGCCAAGGGGGGACCGGGAAGTGCAGCAGAGAGGATCAGCCAGCAGAGGCTGACCCTGTTCAGGCGCTCGGAGAGGCAGGAACTCAATGCCCTGGTGCGGACACGCATGAAACATTTGGGCCTTTCTCCAACTGGATTCA ATGGGATGACAGACCAAGGCAACAGACTGTCCTACATCCTCATCAATCCCTCTCCAGACACCCGACTAGAGCTCCATGATGTTGT GTACCTGATCAGACCAGACCCCCTGTCTCTGGTGCCCAATCAGGGGAGCAACAGGAAGTGCAGCGCTGGCCTCTCAGAGTGCCACAGGTTCGATACGCAGGACAGCACCCACCTGTGA